In Streptomyces sp. SN-593, a single genomic region encodes these proteins:
- a CDS encoding LacI family DNA-binding transcriptional regulator, whose protein sequence is MARDTEPGEAGGAGGLARVAAEAGVSVSTVSKVLHGRSDVASRTRARVQRLLEQHGYGAAPRGRAVPTALAAGGLIDFVIGELDGPWAVQLVRGAEEALHAVGMGLVVSATHEGDGGQARNWLDALAERPTRGAVLVVPALTDAQRAGLARLGLPFALIAPAEEPPPGVPWVGATNWPGGLAATRHLVRLGHRRIAVIGGPPDRLASRARVDGYRSALDEGGLPFDPELVRYGDFSHGPAHDHALDLLRLPDRPTAVFAGSDQQALSTYRAADRLGLRVPADVSVVGFDDLDFADWVTPRLTTVRTPLPEMAALATRMVLQLLAGETPETTRVEVASELVIRDSTAPPPPR, encoded by the coding sequence ATGGCGCGGGACACGGAACCCGGGGAAGCGGGCGGCGCGGGCGGGCTGGCGAGGGTGGCCGCCGAGGCGGGCGTGTCCGTGTCCACCGTGTCGAAGGTGCTGCACGGGCGCTCGGACGTCGCCTCGCGTACCCGGGCGCGCGTGCAGCGGCTGCTGGAGCAGCACGGGTACGGTGCCGCGCCGCGCGGGCGGGCCGTGCCGACCGCGCTCGCCGCCGGCGGGCTGATCGACTTCGTGATCGGCGAGCTGGACGGGCCCTGGGCGGTCCAGTTGGTGCGCGGCGCCGAGGAGGCGCTGCACGCGGTCGGCATGGGACTGGTCGTGTCGGCGACGCACGAGGGCGACGGCGGGCAGGCGCGGAACTGGCTGGACGCGCTGGCCGAGCGGCCGACCCGCGGTGCGGTCCTGGTGGTGCCCGCGCTGACGGACGCGCAGCGGGCCGGACTCGCCCGGCTGGGGCTGCCGTTCGCCCTGATCGCGCCGGCCGAGGAACCGCCGCCGGGCGTGCCGTGGGTGGGCGCGACCAACTGGCCGGGCGGGCTGGCTGCCACCCGGCACCTGGTCCGGCTGGGCCACCGCAGGATCGCGGTGATCGGCGGCCCGCCGGACCGGCTCGCCTCCCGGGCCCGGGTGGACGGGTACCGGTCGGCGCTCGACGAGGGCGGGCTGCCCTTCGACCCCGAACTGGTCCGCTACGGGGACTTCTCACACGGTCCCGCCCACGACCACGCGCTCGACCTGCTGCGCCTGCCGGACCGGCCGACGGCGGTCTTCGCCGGCAGCGACCAGCAGGCCCTGAGCACCTACCGCGCCGCCGACCGCCTCGGGTTGCGCGTGCCCGCCGACGTCAGCGTGGTCGGGTTCGACGACCTCGACTTCGCGGACTGGGTCACCCCGCGACTGACCACCGTCCGCACCCCGCTGCCCGAGATGGCGGCGCTCGCCACCCGCATGGTCCTCCAACTCCTCGCCGGCGAGACCCCGGAGACCACCCGTGTCGAGGTCGCCAGCGAGCTGGTCATCCGCGACAGCACCGCCCCTCCCCCGCCCCGCTGA
- the arsB gene encoding ACR3 family arsenite efflux transporter: MAAGIGLGRAAPGLGDTLAEVTVAGVSLPIALGLLVMMFPVLAKVRYDRLGTVTRDRRLLVPSLLLNWVAGPTLMFALAWLFLPDLPAYRTGLIVVGLARCIAMVIIWNDLACGHREAAAVLVALNSVFQVAAFSLLGWFYLSVLPGWLGLGQTGLDIPVGTVTRSVLVFLGIPLVAGYLTRRVGERARGRAWYEAVLVPRVGPFALYGLLFTVVVLFALQGRAITSHPLDVARVALPLLAYFALMWTGSMALGRAVGLDHARATTLAFTAAGNNFELAIAVCVATFGASSGQALAGVVGPLIEVPALIGLVHVALRARRWFAAPAVPVPQEEPARA, translated from the coding sequence ATGGCCGCCGGGATCGGGCTGGGACGCGCGGCCCCGGGGCTCGGCGACACGCTCGCCGAGGTCACCGTGGCGGGCGTGTCCCTCCCGATCGCGCTCGGCCTGCTGGTGATGATGTTCCCGGTGCTGGCGAAGGTCCGGTACGACCGGCTGGGCACCGTCACCCGGGACCGGCGCCTGCTGGTGCCGTCCCTGCTGCTGAACTGGGTGGCCGGGCCGACCCTCATGTTCGCGCTGGCCTGGCTGTTCCTGCCGGACCTGCCCGCCTACCGCACCGGGCTGATCGTCGTCGGCCTCGCCCGCTGCATCGCCATGGTGATCATCTGGAACGACCTGGCCTGCGGCCACCGCGAGGCCGCGGCGGTCCTGGTCGCGCTCAACTCCGTCTTCCAGGTGGCCGCGTTCTCCCTGCTCGGCTGGTTCTACCTGTCCGTCCTGCCCGGCTGGCTCGGCCTGGGGCAGACCGGCCTGGACATCCCCGTGGGGACCGTCACCCGCAGCGTGCTGGTCTTCCTCGGCATCCCCCTGGTGGCCGGCTACCTCACCCGCCGCGTCGGCGAGCGCGCCAGGGGCCGCGCCTGGTACGAGGCCGTCCTGGTCCCGCGCGTCGGCCCCTTCGCCCTGTACGGCCTGCTGTTCACCGTCGTCGTCCTCTTCGCCCTCCAGGGCCGCGCCATCACCTCGCACCCCCTTGACGTCGCGCGCGTCGCGCTGCCGCTGCTGGCGTACTTCGCGCTCATGTGGACCGGGTCGATGGCCCTGGGCCGGGCGGTCGGGCTCGACCACGCCCGCGCGACGACCCTGGCGTTCACCGCGGCCGGCAACAACTTCGAGCTGGCGATCGCCGTCTGCGTCGCGACCTTCGGCGCGTCCTCCGGCCAGGCGCTCGCCGGTGTCGTCGGGCCGCTGATCGAGGTACCCGCGCTGATCGGCCTGGTCCACGTCGCCCTGCGCGCCCGGCGCTGGTTCGCCGCGCCGGCCGTCCCCGTTCCCCAGGAGGAGCCCGCCCGTGCCTGA
- a CDS encoding GH25 family lysozyme has translation MPLTSSAPRRRPSPSRLVLGVTTSLFAGALLFTAAGPSVASAPSASAPAPTVLTHPEADFAGAGLQREAGAAARTDAVAAPAVTPAVAGLPGLDVSGYQPSVNWAAVRSAGATFAYVKATEGTTYTSSYFSSQYTGAYNAGLVHGAYHFAIPNNSTGAAQADYFVSHGGGWSADGRTLPPALDIEYNPYGATCYGLSQSAMVSWIRSFSDEVHARTGRYPAIYTTTDWWTTCTGNNSSFGATNPLWEARYASGPGTLPAGWSAQTIWQYADGGTFPGDQDSFNGSAAALTAFAKGTGGAPPPPPPPPPSAGWPLVQQGAAGESTRAIQYLLDAHGSALAVDGEFGPATAAAVRSFQSAHGLVVDGIVGPATWGSLIVTVSQGATGSAVSAVQHELNAHGAALAVDGQFGPATAAAVRSFQSAHGLVVDGIVGPATWKALVGS, from the coding sequence ATGCCCCTGACCAGCAGCGCTCCCCGGCGCAGACCGAGCCCCTCACGCCTCGTGCTCGGTGTCACCACCTCCCTGTTCGCCGGCGCCCTCCTCTTTACCGCGGCCGGCCCCTCCGTCGCGTCCGCGCCTTCCGCTTCGGCCCCCGCGCCGACCGTACTGACCCATCCCGAGGCGGACTTCGCGGGCGCCGGACTCCAACGCGAGGCCGGCGCGGCCGCGCGCACCGACGCCGTGGCGGCGCCCGCCGTGACCCCCGCCGTCGCGGGCCTGCCCGGCCTCGACGTCAGCGGCTACCAGCCGTCCGTGAACTGGGCCGCGGTCCGCAGCGCCGGTGCCACCTTCGCGTACGTGAAGGCCACCGAGGGAACCACGTACACGAGTTCGTACTTCAGCTCGCAGTACACCGGCGCCTACAACGCCGGACTGGTGCACGGCGCCTACCACTTCGCGATCCCGAACAACTCCACCGGCGCGGCCCAGGCGGACTACTTCGTCAGCCACGGCGGCGGCTGGTCCGCGGACGGCAGGACCCTGCCCCCGGCGCTGGACATCGAGTACAACCCCTACGGCGCCACCTGCTACGGCCTGAGCCAGAGCGCCATGGTGTCCTGGATCAGGAGTTTCAGCGACGAGGTCCACGCGAGGACCGGCCGCTACCCGGCGATCTACACCACCACCGACTGGTGGACCACCTGCACCGGCAACAACAGCAGCTTCGGCGCCACCAACCCGCTGTGGGAGGCCCGTTACGCCAGCGGCCCGGGGACGCTGCCGGCCGGCTGGTCCGCGCAGACCATCTGGCAGTACGCCGACGGCGGCACCTTCCCCGGTGACCAGGACAGCTTCAACGGCAGCGCCGCCGCCCTCACCGCCTTCGCCAAGGGCACCGGCGGGGCGCCGCCCCCGCCTCCGCCCCCGCCGCCGTCGGCCGGCTGGCCGCTGGTGCAGCAGGGGGCGGCCGGGGAGTCCACCCGGGCGATCCAGTACCTGCTCGACGCGCACGGCTCCGCACTCGCCGTGGACGGGGAGTTCGGTCCGGCCACGGCCGCGGCGGTCCGCTCCTTCCAGTCCGCGCACGGCCTGGTGGTCGACGGCATCGTCGGCCCGGCCACCTGGGGATCGTTGATCGTCACGGTCAGCCAGGGCGCCACCGGCTCCGCGGTCTCGGCGGTGCAGCACGAACTCAACGCCCACGGTGCCGCGTTGGCCGTGGACGGGCAGTTCGGTCCGGCCACGGCCGCGGCGGTCCGCTCCTTCCAGTCCGCGCACGGCCTGGTGGTCGACGGCATCGTCGGCCCGGCCACCTGGAAGGCGCTCGTGGGCTCGTAG
- a CDS encoding MarR family winged helix-turn-helix transcriptional regulator, translating into MPAEPAGSGPPLDHIARIQAEWARERPEVDVSPQGVIGRLHRIAGMLTEQLCVVYRRFGLSEGEFDVLAALRRAGAPYERAPGELAAHTMVTTGAMTKRIDRLERGGLVTRRRARDDGRGRVVGLTPAGRELVDRAFAEHMRNERRLLDALPPEEAAHLEALLTSWLARLEPPRDA; encoded by the coding sequence ATGCCCGCAGAACCGGCCGGCTCCGGCCCCCCGCTCGACCACATCGCCCGCATCCAGGCCGAGTGGGCCCGCGAGCGGCCCGAGGTCGACGTCTCCCCGCAGGGCGTGATCGGCCGGCTGCACCGGATCGCGGGAATGCTCACCGAGCAGTTGTGCGTGGTCTACCGCCGGTTCGGCCTGAGCGAGGGCGAGTTCGACGTGCTCGCCGCCCTGCGCCGGGCCGGGGCGCCCTACGAGCGGGCGCCCGGCGAGCTGGCCGCGCACACCATGGTCACCACCGGCGCGATGACCAAGCGGATCGACCGGCTGGAGCGCGGCGGGCTCGTCACGCGCCGCCGCGCCCGCGACGACGGGCGCGGGCGCGTGGTCGGACTCACCCCGGCCGGACGCGAGTTGGTCGACCGGGCGTTCGCCGAGCACATGCGCAACGAGCGCCGCCTCCTCGACGCCCTCCCGCCCGAGGAGGCCGCCCACCTCGAAGCCCTCCTGACGTCCTGGCTGGCCCGCCTGGAACCGCCGCGCGACGCGTAG
- a CDS encoding ArsI/CadI family heavy metal resistance metalloenzyme: MSRAQLALRVSDLDASIAFYTKLFGAEPAKRRDGYANFALTDPPLKLVLIEGEPGQDTRLDHLGVEVGTTGQVDAATERLRSAGLATFEESDTSCCYALQDKVWVHGPGREPWEVYVVKADADTPGRSGTDVPAAGPSVPVGEAGAVPVDGPVDRPVDRPVSGAGEGRCCRG; the protein is encoded by the coding sequence ATGTCACGCGCCCAACTCGCGCTGCGCGTCAGCGACCTCGACGCGTCGATCGCGTTCTACACGAAGCTCTTCGGCGCCGAACCGGCCAAGCGCCGCGACGGCTACGCGAACTTCGCGCTCACCGACCCCCCGCTCAAGCTCGTCCTGATCGAGGGCGAGCCCGGCCAGGACACCCGCCTCGACCACCTCGGCGTCGAGGTCGGCACCACCGGCCAGGTCGACGCCGCCACCGAGCGGCTCCGGAGCGCCGGGCTGGCCACCTTCGAGGAGAGCGACACCTCCTGCTGCTACGCCCTCCAGGACAAGGTCTGGGTCCACGGCCCGGGGCGCGAACCCTGGGAGGTGTACGTGGTCAAGGCCGACGCGGACACCCCGGGACGGTCCGGCACCGACGTGCCCGCCGCCGGTCCGTCGGTGCCGGTCGGTGAGGCGGGGGCAGTGCCGGTCGACGGGCCGGTCGACAGGCCGGTCGACAGGCCGGTCAGCGGGGCGGGGGAGGGGCGGTGCTGTCGCGGATGA
- a CDS encoding DMT family transporter → MEANLRWVLLAAVAPVAWGANYYVTKAALPPGDPLYGGAIRAVPAGLLLLGLRRRLPRGAWWWRSAVLGVLNAGGFFALVYLAAQRLPTSTAATVMAASPLVMALIAWPLVGERPRGAHLSGAGVGVGGVCLMLWGGSGGADPLGVAASAGAMLLSSLGYVLAKRWGAGADVLASTCWQLLAGGLLLLPFAAVFEGAPPALGGRALLGFGYVAVVATALAFTAWFAALGRLPAATVGLVGLLNPVTGVLLGTAVAHEPLTARQLAGLPLVLAGVLLGRPAPPEPGRPRAGSPWRPLGRLRDLRGVRGAPPRVAPPRVK, encoded by the coding sequence ATGGAAGCCAATCTGCGCTGGGTGCTCCTCGCGGCGGTCGCCCCGGTGGCCTGGGGTGCGAACTACTACGTCACCAAGGCGGCGTTGCCCCCGGGCGACCCGCTGTACGGCGGCGCGATCAGGGCGGTGCCGGCCGGTCTGCTGCTCCTCGGGCTGCGCCGCAGGCTCCCGCGCGGCGCCTGGTGGTGGCGGTCCGCGGTACTGGGGGTGCTCAACGCCGGCGGGTTCTTCGCCCTGGTCTACCTCGCCGCGCAGCGCCTGCCGACCAGCACCGCCGCGACCGTCATGGCCGCGTCGCCGCTGGTGATGGCGCTGATCGCGTGGCCGCTGGTCGGCGAACGGCCGCGCGGCGCCCACCTGTCGGGCGCCGGCGTCGGAGTCGGCGGGGTGTGCCTGATGCTGTGGGGCGGGTCGGGCGGCGCCGACCCGCTGGGCGTGGCGGCCTCCGCCGGCGCGATGCTGCTGTCCTCGCTCGGCTACGTGCTCGCCAAGCGCTGGGGCGCCGGCGCGGACGTCCTCGCCTCCACCTGCTGGCAGTTGCTCGCCGGCGGGCTCCTGCTGCTGCCGTTCGCCGCGGTGTTCGAGGGCGCGCCGCCGGCCCTCGGCGGCCGGGCGCTGCTCGGCTTCGGCTACGTCGCGGTGGTCGCCACGGCGTTGGCGTTCACGGCGTGGTTCGCCGCGCTGGGCCGGCTGCCCGCGGCGACCGTCGGTCTGGTCGGTCTGCTCAACCCGGTGACCGGGGTGCTGCTGGGCACCGCCGTCGCCCACGAACCGCTCACCGCCCGGCAGTTGGCCGGCCTCCCGCTCGTCCTGGCCGGGGTGCTGCTCGGCCGTCCGGCACCGCCGGAGCCCGGTCGGCCGCGGGCCGGGTCGCCCTGGCGGCCGCTCGGGCGGCTGCGGGACCTGCGAGGAGTCCGGGGTGCCCCTCCACGGGTGGCACCCCCACGGGTAAAGTAA
- a CDS encoding ArsR/SmtB family transcription factor, with amino-acid sequence MSKHELVVLGQEPSAPACCPGLLAAPLDEEQAGELARVFKALGDPVRLRLLSMIASRAGGEVCVCDLTPAFDLSQPTISHHLKLLRQAGLIDSERRGTWVYYRLLPEMTDRLAGVLTRPAGSAS; translated from the coding sequence ATGTCGAAACACGAGCTTGTGGTGCTGGGCCAGGAGCCCTCCGCCCCCGCGTGCTGCCCGGGGCTGCTGGCCGCACCCCTCGACGAGGAGCAGGCGGGCGAGCTGGCCCGGGTCTTCAAGGCCCTCGGCGATCCGGTGCGGCTGCGCCTGCTGTCGATGATCGCCTCCCGTGCGGGCGGCGAGGTCTGCGTGTGCGACCTGACCCCGGCGTTCGACCTGTCGCAGCCGACGATCTCGCACCACCTGAAGCTGCTGCGGCAGGCCGGCCTCATCGACAGCGAGCGGCGCGGCACCTGGGTCTACTACCGGCTGCTCCCGGAGATGACCGACCGGCTCGCCGGCGTCCTCACCCGGCCTGCGGGCTCCGCCTCGTGA
- a CDS encoding phosphoketolase family protein, giving the protein MPSGLTDEELSALDAHWRAANYLAVGQIYLLDANPLLTEPLRPEHVKPRLLGHWGTSPGLNLVHTHLNRVVKARDLDAICVWGPGHGGPAVLANSWLEGSYTHTYPDITRDRDGMGRLFRQFSFPGGVPSHVAPETPGSIHEGGELGYALSHAYGAAFDNPDLLVTCVIGDGEAETGPLATSWHSDKFLDPAHDGAVLPVLHLNGYKIANPTVLARLPEDELDALLHGYGHDPIHVTGDEPAAVHRAMAAAMDTALDRIAAIQRAARGGGAPAADGADRPRWPMIVLRTPKGWTGPAEVDGLPVEGTWRAHQVPLSEVRTNPDHLRQLEEWLLSYRPAELFDDAGRPREQVLACVPSGERRLGANPHTNGGLLLRDLPVPDLDGFAVPVERPGTGLHEPTRVLGRLLEEVMARTAERRDFRIVGPDETASNRLDAVYAASGKSWQERLVDTDEHLDRHGRVMEILSEHTCQGWLEGYLLTGRHGLFSCYEAFVHIVDSMVNQHIKWLRTTRRLPWRRPIASLNYLLTSHVWRQDHNGFSHQDPGFIDHILNKSPEVVRVYLPPDANTLLSVAEHALASRDYVNVIVAGKQPCFDWLPMDAARAHCARGAGIWEWAGTEDGGREPDVVLACAGDVPTQEVLAAAQLLRHHLPELAVRVVNVVDLARLLPEKEHPHGMSDAQYDALFTADRPVIFAYHGYPWLIHRLAYRRTGHRDLHVRGYKEIGTTTTPFDMVVGNDLDRYRLVMDVIDRVPGLAVRAAPVRQLMEDTRLRHRGWIRAHGTDLPEVADWRWDG; this is encoded by the coding sequence ATGCCAAGCGGCCTGACCGACGAGGAACTGTCCGCGCTGGACGCCCACTGGCGTGCCGCGAACTATCTGGCCGTGGGCCAGATCTACCTGCTCGACGCCAACCCCCTCCTCACCGAACCCCTGCGCCCGGAGCACGTCAAGCCGCGGCTGCTGGGCCACTGGGGCACCTCCCCGGGCCTGAACCTGGTCCACACCCACCTCAACCGCGTGGTCAAGGCCCGCGACCTGGACGCGATCTGCGTGTGGGGCCCGGGCCACGGCGGTCCCGCCGTCCTGGCGAACTCCTGGCTGGAGGGCAGCTACACCCACACCTACCCGGACATCACCCGGGACCGTGACGGCATGGGCCGGCTCTTCCGCCAGTTCTCCTTCCCCGGCGGGGTGCCCAGCCACGTCGCCCCGGAGACCCCGGGCTCGATCCACGAGGGCGGCGAGCTGGGCTACGCCCTCTCGCACGCCTACGGCGCCGCCTTCGACAACCCCGACCTGCTGGTGACCTGCGTGATCGGCGACGGCGAGGCCGAGACCGGCCCGCTGGCCACCTCCTGGCACTCCGACAAGTTCCTCGACCCGGCGCACGACGGCGCCGTCCTGCCGGTGCTGCACCTGAACGGCTACAAGATCGCCAACCCCACCGTGCTGGCCCGCCTCCCCGAGGACGAGCTGGACGCGCTGCTGCACGGCTACGGCCACGACCCGATCCACGTCACCGGCGACGAACCCGCCGCGGTGCACCGCGCGATGGCCGCGGCGATGGACACCGCGCTGGACCGGATCGCCGCGATCCAGCGGGCCGCCCGCGGCGGCGGGGCCCCGGCGGCGGACGGCGCGGACCGGCCGCGCTGGCCGATGATCGTCCTGCGCACCCCGAAGGGCTGGACGGGGCCCGCCGAGGTCGACGGCCTGCCGGTCGAGGGCACCTGGCGCGCCCACCAGGTCCCCCTGTCCGAGGTCCGCACCAACCCCGACCACCTGCGCCAGTTGGAGGAGTGGCTGCTGTCCTACCGGCCCGCCGAGCTCTTCGACGACGCCGGCCGCCCCCGCGAGCAGGTGCTCGCCTGCGTGCCGTCCGGCGAGCGCCGGCTCGGCGCGAACCCGCACACCAACGGCGGCCTGCTGCTGCGCGACCTGCCTGTGCCGGACCTGGACGGCTTCGCGGTGCCGGTGGAGCGCCCCGGCACCGGACTGCACGAACCCACCCGGGTGCTGGGCCGGCTGCTGGAGGAGGTGATGGCCCGCACCGCGGAGCGCCGCGACTTCCGGATCGTCGGCCCCGACGAGACCGCGTCCAACCGGCTCGACGCGGTCTACGCCGCCTCGGGGAAGAGCTGGCAGGAACGGCTGGTGGACACCGACGAACACCTGGACCGGCACGGCCGGGTGATGGAGATCCTCTCCGAACACACCTGCCAGGGATGGCTGGAGGGATACCTGCTGACCGGCCGGCACGGCCTGTTCTCCTGCTACGAGGCGTTCGTCCACATCGTCGACTCGATGGTGAACCAGCACATCAAGTGGCTGCGCACCACCCGCCGGCTGCCCTGGCGGCGTCCGATCGCGTCCCTCAACTACCTGCTCACGTCGCACGTCTGGCGCCAGGACCACAACGGCTTCTCGCACCAGGACCCCGGCTTCATCGACCACATCCTCAACAAGTCCCCCGAGGTGGTCCGCGTCTACCTCCCGCCGGACGCCAACACCCTGCTGTCGGTCGCCGAACACGCCCTGGCCTCACGGGACTACGTGAACGTCATCGTCGCCGGCAAGCAACCCTGCTTCGACTGGCTGCCGATGGACGCCGCCCGCGCCCACTGCGCCCGCGGCGCGGGCATCTGGGAGTGGGCGGGCACCGAGGACGGCGGCCGCGAACCGGACGTCGTGCTGGCCTGCGCCGGCGACGTGCCCACCCAGGAGGTGCTGGCCGCCGCCCAGTTGCTCAGGCACCACCTGCCGGAACTGGCCGTGCGGGTGGTCAACGTCGTGGACCTCGCCCGGCTGCTGCCGGAGAAGGAGCACCCGCACGGCATGTCCGACGCGCAGTACGACGCCCTGTTCACCGCGGACCGGCCGGTCATCTTCGCCTACCACGGCTACCCGTGGCTGATCCACCGGCTCGCCTACCGCCGTACCGGCCACCGCGACCTGCACGTCCGCGGCTACAAGGAGATCGGCACCACCACCACGCCGTTCGACATGGTGGTCGGCAACGACCTGGACCGCTACCGCCTGGTCATGGACGTCATCGACCGGGTGCCGGGGCTCGCCGTCCGCGCCGCCCCCGTACGGCAGTTGATGGAGGACACCCGGCTGCGGCACCGGGGCTGGATCCGCGCCCACGGCACCGACCTGCCGGAGGTGGCCGACTGGCGCTGGGACGGCTGA
- a CDS encoding arsenate reductase ArsC gives MPDAPSPDAAVPSVLFVCVHNAGRSQMAAAFLARLAGDRVRVRSAGSAPAATLNPVVVAAMAERGIDLAASHPKVLTPDAVRASDVVVTMGCGDTCPVFPGRRYLDWDLPDPAGQPLDSVRPIRDDVERRVRALLAELGVRV, from the coding sequence GTGCCTGACGCACCCTCACCCGACGCCGCCGTCCCCTCCGTCCTCTTCGTCTGCGTGCACAACGCGGGCCGCTCCCAGATGGCGGCCGCCTTCCTCGCCCGGCTCGCCGGCGACCGGGTCCGGGTGCGCTCGGCCGGCTCCGCGCCCGCGGCCACCCTCAACCCGGTCGTCGTGGCCGCCATGGCGGAACGCGGCATCGACCTCGCCGCGTCGCACCCGAAGGTCCTCACCCCCGACGCCGTACGGGCCTCGGACGTGGTGGTCACCATGGGGTGCGGCGACACCTGCCCGGTCTTCCCCGGCAGGAGGTACCTCGACTGGGACCTGCCCGACCCGGCCGGGCAGCCCCTGGACTCCGTCCGCCCGATCCGCGACGACGTCGAGCGCCGCGTCCGCGCCCTGCTCGCCGAACTCGGCGTCCGGGTCTGA
- a CDS encoding ABC transporter substrate-binding protein yields the protein MSPLLKSRDLPVPPPARQAAGGRPPRAGSEGLDKLGATGGHFSRRGFLGTSAGAAALLGLSGCGSSSSPASSSSPTGGHASGSRTVATLHGDVKVPADPQRIVALQFPEACALLDVGVRYVGRPDYMPAFDTYTKADASVARVVDTSGAPDLEKIAGLRPDLIITSDWKDPKLQQQPYARLAEIAPTLVFEWQKAAGNWRAEAVATAAAVGRTARLDALKKSYADACASIRSQYAKVLAATRWDLVDGNGSVWDLYGPNSSHGRVLVDAGVRLAAGATQKDGFVEHSLEDMSSLLGGTDVLFTTGVSLAKLRTEQVFKKLPAVQHSDVFTSDLFFPASYGIAIALLADVRKVCARLATRI from the coding sequence GTGAGCCCTCTCCTCAAGTCCCGTGACCTCCCAGTGCCGCCCCCCGCGCGCCAGGCGGCCGGTGGCCGTCCGCCGCGGGCCGGATCCGAAGGGCTCGACAAGCTCGGCGCGACCGGCGGCCACTTCAGCCGGCGGGGCTTCCTCGGCACCTCGGCCGGCGCCGCGGCGCTCCTCGGCCTGAGCGGCTGCGGCTCGTCGTCCTCCCCGGCCTCCTCGTCCTCCCCGACCGGCGGCCACGCCTCCGGGTCGCGCACCGTCGCCACGCTGCACGGCGACGTGAAGGTCCCGGCCGACCCGCAGCGCATCGTGGCCCTCCAGTTCCCCGAGGCGTGCGCCCTGCTGGACGTCGGCGTGCGGTACGTCGGACGCCCCGACTACATGCCCGCGTTCGACACCTACACCAAGGCCGACGCCTCCGTGGCGCGGGTCGTCGACACCTCCGGCGCCCCGGACCTGGAGAAGATCGCCGGACTGCGCCCCGACCTGATCATCACCTCGGACTGGAAGGACCCCAAGCTGCAGCAGCAGCCCTACGCCCGCCTCGCGGAGATCGCGCCGACGCTGGTCTTCGAGTGGCAGAAGGCCGCGGGCAACTGGCGCGCCGAGGCCGTGGCCACCGCGGCGGCGGTCGGCCGCACCGCGCGCCTGGACGCCCTCAAGAAGTCCTACGCGGACGCGTGCGCCTCGATCCGCTCGCAGTACGCCAAGGTGCTCGCCGCCACCCGCTGGGACCTGGTCGACGGCAACGGCTCGGTGTGGGACCTGTACGGCCCGAACTCCTCGCACGGCCGGGTCCTCGTGGACGCCGGGGTGCGGCTGGCCGCCGGGGCGACGCAGAAGGACGGCTTCGTCGAGCACTCCCTGGAGGACATGTCCAGCCTGCTCGGCGGCACCGACGTGCTCTTCACCACCGGCGTCTCGCTCGCCAAGCTCCGCACCGAGCAGGTCTTCAAGAAGCTCCCCGCGGTGCAGCACTCCGACGTCTTCACCAGCGACCTGTTCTTCCCCGCCAGCTACGGCATCGCCATCGCGCTGCTCGCCGACGTCCGCAAGGTCTGCGCCCGACTGGCCACCCGCATCTGA
- a CDS encoding ABC transporter substrate-binding protein, producing the protein MTNDSARQTGWEFTDDRGSTASGPDAPPRVVAYVRAGAALWEYGVRPVAVYGSGHDSGAQADPAKLGGLDPREVAYLGGGADVTPEALRELRPDVVVDVTYDGKAPYALAESVAEAAGVPVVALGVGGTEPLRTLLGRFAELAAAFGAPADAAGGELSAAEEEVRALAAGEGTARVIALSPAGPEQVHLARPDTWPELRHLADLGVRMADPGPGPGVNWRSTDWDEALAAVGGAGVVLADARANAVPLAALDGVPAWQRLALTAQVLPWNPELPPAPGAYAAFLRAVADALRAQADVSG; encoded by the coding sequence ATGACGAACGACAGTGCGCGGCAGACAGGTTGGGAGTTCACCGACGACCGTGGCAGCACCGCGTCCGGGCCGGACGCTCCGCCCCGGGTGGTGGCGTACGTACGCGCCGGGGCGGCCCTGTGGGAGTACGGCGTCAGGCCGGTGGCGGTCTACGGGTCCGGCCACGACAGCGGCGCGCAGGCCGACCCGGCGAAGCTCGGCGGGCTCGACCCGCGGGAGGTGGCGTACCTGGGCGGGGGCGCGGACGTCACGCCGGAGGCGCTGCGGGAGCTGCGGCCGGACGTGGTGGTGGACGTGACCTACGACGGTAAGGCGCCGTACGCCCTCGCGGAGAGCGTCGCGGAGGCGGCGGGCGTCCCGGTGGTCGCGCTCGGCGTCGGGGGCACCGAGCCGCTGCGGACGCTCCTGGGCCGGTTCGCCGAACTGGCGGCGGCCTTCGGCGCGCCGGCCGACGCGGCCGGCGGCGAACTGAGCGCGGCGGAGGAGGAGGTGCGCGCGCTGGCGGCCGGCGAGGGCACCGCCCGGGTGATCGCGTTGTCGCCGGCCGGGCCCGAGCAGGTGCACCTGGCCCGGCCGGACACCTGGCCGGAGCTGCGGCACCTCGCGGACCTCGGGGTGCGGATGGCCGACCCCGGCCCCGGTCCCGGCGTCAACTGGCGCAGCACCGACTGGGACGAGGCGCTGGCGGCGGTCGGCGGCGCCGGCGTGGTGCTCGCCGACGCCCGCGCCAACGCCGTGCCGCTCGCCGCTCTCGACGGCGTACCGGCCTGGCAACGGCTTGCCCTCACCGCCCAGGTGCTGCCCTGGAACCCCGAACTGCCGCCCGCGCCGGGCGCGTACGCCGCCTTCCTGCGCGCGGTCGCGGACGCGCTGCGGGCCCAGGCCGACGTGTCCGGCTGA